The Fusobacterium pseudoperiodonticum DNA window TAGCGAAAGAAATAAAAATTTAAAAGAAAAGCAAAATAGCACTTACTGGAATAGGTGCTATTTTTATTTATAATATATTGACTTTATACGTATAAATAAGTATAATATTTATGAGGTGATAAAAAACTATGCCGATGACGTCAACGGAAATGATTAAATTACTTTTAAAGAATGGTTTCAAACAAATACCAGGAGGTAAGGGATCACACAAGAAATTTTTTCAGGAAAGTACTGGCAAGTTCACTGTTGTTCCAGATCACAAACAAGAACTTGGGAAGGGTTTGGAATATAAAATTTTAAAACAAGCAGGGCTAAAATAAGCCTTGCTTGCACCTCAATTAAAGGAGTGATTATCATGTTAATATACCCAGCAATATTTCATAAGGCAGTTGAGGGAGGCTATGTAGTTGTATTCCCAGATTTCGATGATGGGGCAACAGAAGGTCAAACATTAGAACAAGCTATGGAGATGGCAGAAGACTATATAGGAACTTATTTATACGATGACTTTATAAAAGGAAAAGACTTACCTAAGGCAAGTAATATAAATGAGATATCAATAGAAATTCCAGAAGATGAAAAGGAATTTTATATTGAAGGGGAAAGTTTTAAAACATTGGTTAGCTTAGATATGATGAAATATGTCAATGAATGTAAAAGTGCTACTGTTAGAAAGAATGTAACTATTCCTAGTTGGCTGAATGAAATGGGAAAAAATCATAATCTCAATTTTTCTAACTTACTACAAGAAGCTATAAAAAAAGAATTAGATATTGAATAGAAACATATTAATTTAGAGGCTATTGTAAAATTAAAATTTCAATCCTAAAGTAAAAAATAAGTGAGTTACGAATGAAAATTTTATCGTTAAGAAATTTACTCAGTAACGAACTATTTTTTACTTTTTATTATTTTACAACAGTCTCTTATTTTCTATAAAGTTTGTTTTATTCTATAATCTAATTCCAAAAAATCAATAAATCTAGCTTGTCTATGGATTTCTTTTCCATTGTAAAATAAGATAACAACAGGTGCTGTGTATAGATTCAATTGTCCTACTGCCTCAGCCATTTCATCAGCTTGGATATAGTAAGAAAGATAATTATTTTTATCTGTTATTTCTTTAACCTTTGGAAAATCTGCCTCACAAACTGAACAACCTTCACTTTTTATATATAATAAAAATTTCTCTTCATTTTTAATTTTTTCTAATAATTCATCATAAGTTTTAATTTTTTCCATAATAAGTTTAAACTCCTTTTATTAAATATGTTAGAACACTCGTGGCTCTAGCACTCGTTAGGGTGTTAGCCGTGAGACATGTACTCGTAGGGTGTTAATCGTGAGTAGTTCACTTTATTGCTCTAGTCATGATAAATGTGGGAATATTCATCTCATGAAGTCTTCCTTCTCCACCAGTATCATCTTCAATATTAGTTAAGATAAAACCTGCCTTTAATTGTCCGCCAAGTTGCTCAGTTAAACTATGTGAAAATTGGTAACCACAGTCCATTTTTTTTAAGAATTCTCTGTGTTCTTCATTTTTTAAAGGATTAAATGGTATAGAAAAAACTACTTTTTCTTCATTTTCATCTAAGATATAATTGATTATTGTGTCCAGTCCACAAAGTAAAATTCCACCTTTTTTCAAGATTCTATAACATTCTTTAAAAACAGGCTCTACATTTTCAATATAACAATTGCTTACAGGATGAAAAATTATATCGAAACTTTCATCTTCAAAAGGTAAAGGTTTAGTCATATCGGCCTTTACAATATTTACTTTGTAATTTTCTCTTTCAGCAACCATTTTTTCAGAAGCTAATTGCTCATCTGAATAATCAAGTACAGTACATTCTGCACCTAAGGCAGTAAATATAGGGATTTGTTGTCCTCCACCAGAAGCAAGTCCTAATAATTTTTTACCTTTAAAATCTCCAAACCATTCATGAGGAACAAATTTTACTGGTGTAAGCTTTACATCCCATTCTCCATTTAAAGCCTTGA harbors:
- a CDS encoding type II toxin-antitoxin system HicA family toxin, whose translation is MPMTSTEMIKLLLKNGFKQIPGGKGSHKKFFQESTGKFTVVPDHKQELGKGLEYKILKQAGLK
- a CDS encoding type II toxin-antitoxin system HicB family antitoxin, with the translated sequence MLIYPAIFHKAVEGGYVVVFPDFDDGATEGQTLEQAMEMAEDYIGTYLYDDFIKGKDLPKASNINEISIEIPEDEKEFYIEGESFKTLVSLDMMKYVNECKSATVRKNVTIPSWLNEMGKNHNLNFSNLLQEAIKKELDIE
- a CDS encoding thioredoxin family protein, with the translated sequence MEKIKTYDELLEKIKNEEKFLLYIKSEGCSVCEADFPKVKEITDKNNYLSYYIQADEMAEAVGQLNLYTAPVVILFYNGKEIHRQARFIDFLELDYRIKQTL
- a CDS encoding class I SAM-dependent methyltransferase, whose protein sequence is MGYQDINAATINRWIKEEDWEWGRAISHEEYIKALNGEWDVKLTPVKFVPHEWFGDFKGKKLLGLASGGGQQIPIFTALGAECTVLDYSDEQLASEKMVAERENYKVNIVKADMTKPLPFEDESFDIIFHPVSNCYIENVEPVFKECYRILKKGGILLCGLDTIINYILDENEEKVVFSIPFNPLKNEEHREFLKKMDCGYQFSHSLTEQLGGQLKAGFILTNIEDDTGGEGRLHEMNIPTFIMTRAIK